In Sphingomonas sp. SUN019, the genomic window ACATATAGCGCAGCCCCTCGACCAGCTGGAACAGCGAGGTATCCGCATAACTCCATTCGTCGCCGGTCAGCCAGTCGCCGGCGACCGTGCCCGCCGCATCCTCGAAATGCCCGAGATACTTCGGCAATCGCCCGTCACGGAACTGCTTCGCCGCGCGCGCCGCCTCGGCCTTCTGGTCGTCGTAATAATCCATCATCGCGACCGGGTGATGGACGTTGTGGACCTCCGCCACGACATCGGCGATCGTCAGCTGCAACTGGTGAACCCAGTACCGATCCGCGATGCCGGTCGGGCCGACGCCGTGAAATTCGCCGAGGTAGAACAGGATATTGGCGACCTGCGCGATCGTCATCCCGTCCAGATCGATGTACGGCGGCGCGAACGGCGTGTGGCCTGTGCGATCGTTCAGGTCGGCGAGCAGCCCCTCCTCCCCCACCGCCCGCGCGCAATCCTTATACGGGATCCCCGCCGCCTCCAACGGCAGCCGGACGAATTCGCCGCGGCCCTGGATCGAAGGCCAGTACCACAGCCTCAACGTCATGCAGCTTCCCCCGGGGCGGTCGCGCGGATCGCCAGCGCGTGAACCTTTTCGCGCAGCAGATCGGCGAGCGCCTGGTTGACGAGGCGCTGCCGCGCCACGCGCGAAAGCCCGGCGAACGCCGCACTTTCGACGACGACGCGGAAATGGCTCTCGCCAGATCCGTCGTCGCCCATATGGCCAGCGTGCTGCGCGCTTTCGTTGATCACCTCCAGCCGGGACGGGCTGAGGGCGGTGGTGAGGCGGGTCGTCATTTCGGTGGCGACGGGTCCGGTGGAAGGCTGTGTCATACGCCCTATATAGGCCGTTTCGCGCGGGTTTCGGGAAGGTTAAGTTGAGCGGGAGCAAAGATCGACCGAATGCGCGGTTCCACGGCCGGATCGAGGGCGACCGGCCATGCGCCACGGGCGGCTGCGAAGAGGCGGGCGAGTTTCGCGCGCCGCCGCTGGAGGGGCCGGGCGCAGGGGAAGGCCCGTCGCGCTTCCGCTGGTTCTGCCTGGAACACGTCCGCGCGTTCAATTCGGGCTACAATTACTTCGACGGCATGACCGCCGACGAAATCCACCATGCGCAGCGTCCGCTGGCGGGATGGGAGCGCGAAACCCGCGCCTTCGCGCACGCCGGAACCGACCCCGGCCCGAGCTGGTCCGCCTTCACCGATCCGCTCGACGCGATCGGCGCGCGCTTTCGCCGCACGGCCGCGCCCGAACGCAGCGACGGCAAGCCGCTGTCAGGGCAGGATCGCGAGTCGCTCCGCATCCTTGGACTGGCAGCGGACGCGGACCGCATGGCGCTGCGCAAACGCTATTCCGAGTTGGTCCGCCGCTATCACCCCGATCGCAACGGCGGCGATCGGAGCCATGAGGATATGCTGACGAAGGTCATCAGCGCCTATCAACAACTGAAACAGGCTCCGGCGTTCGCCTAGTCCAGGTCGGCCGCATCGAGCAGGGCCGCATCCTCATGCTTCATCCGCTCCTGCCGCGCCTCTTCACGCGCGGACGAGACGGTCGGCGCGAAAGACCCGACGCGGACCTCGCCCGCCGGCTCATACGTCGCGATCACGGTGCCCATCGCGGACACCTGATGCTCGGCAAGCGCGAACGTGCCGCTCGGCGTGCCTTCCCGGAACAGCCGCTTGCCCTTGCCGAGCACGATCGGGAAGGTAAGCGTGGTCAGCCGGTCGAGCAGTCCGGCGCGCAGCAGCAGCGGGTACAGCGTGCTGCTGCCCTGGATCAGCAGGTTGGGACCGTCGGTTTCCTTCAGCGCCGCGATCGCCTCCACATCGGCGATCCGGTGGCTGTTTTCCCACTCCAGCGGCGCGGTCCCATGCGTCAGGACGTGCTTGTCCGCGCGGTTGAGCGATGCTGCGAACTCCGCTTCCTCGCCCGTGACATAAGGCCAATAGGCCGCGAAGATGTCGTAGGTCTTGCGGCCCAGCAGAAGGGCATAAGGGCGAGAGAAGAGGCCGCCGACCACGTCCCCGATGGCCGGGTCGTCAAAGCCGAACAGCCAGCCGCCGAGGTCGAACCCGCCGGTCCAGTCCTCGGTCGGCCCGCCGGGCGCCTGGATCACGCCGTCGAGCGACAGGAACGCACTGCCGACGATCCTACGCATCGGCCTTCTCCGTCAGCCGTTTCGCGACATCCCCGAGCTGATCGGCGCACATGCCCCAGCCCTCGGTGAAGCCCATCTCCGCATGGGCGTCGCGATCCGCCGAGCTCGAGTGCAGCGCCCGCGCTCGGTACAATGTGCGGCCATCACCGGCGTCGGCGAAGCTCATCTCGCCGACGATGCCGACCGGCTGCGGGCTTTGCGGCGTCCAGTCTTCGCCCAGCATGTTGGTGAATACGAAGCGCTTGCCCGGCGTCACCTCGCGCAGCATGCCGTCGCCGCCGTGGCGTTCGCCGTCGGGGCCGTGCATCGCGATCGAGAACCGCCCGCCCGTGCGCCATTCGAGCGCGAGCGGCTCAGCGCGCCACGGCTTTGGGCACCACCATTCGGCGAAATGCTCGGTCGCCGCGCGCCACACCACGTCACGCGGCGCATCGAACACGCGTTCGATGACCAGTTCGTGTCCGGCGCCGGTCATGCCGCCACCTCCTCGCCGCGCCGCGCCCGTTCGATCGTCGCGATGTCGATCTTCTTCATCGTCATCATCGCATCCATCGCGCGCTTGGCCGCCGCTTTGTCGGAACCGGTGGTCGCGGCCATCAGCGCACGCGGCGTGATCTGCCACGAGAAACCCCAGCGATCCTTGCACCAGCCGCACATACTCTCCGCGCCACCGCCCCCCACGATCGCGTTCCAGTAACGGTCGGTTTCCTCCTGGTTTTCGGTCATCACCATGAAGCTGACCGCCTCGGTGGGCTTGAACATCGAGCCCCCGTTGAGGCCGATGAATGCCTGGCCGAGCACGGTGAATTCGACCGTCAGCTCGTCACCCTGCTTTGCCGAAGGGTTGTCGTTCGGCGACGCGTTACGCGCGCCGACATGACTGTCGGGGAAAGTCGCAGCATAGAATTCCGCCGCCTCGCGCGCCTGCCCGTCGAACCACAGGCACGTCACGATCTTGTCGCTCGGCATCCTCTCTCTCCTTATTTTCGCGGCCCGACGATGCCGACCTGCTGGCCGTGCGGGTCGGTGACGTTGGCCGAATAATCGCTACCGGGAATTTCATCCGGTCCTGTCACCGTGCCGCCGCCTTGTTTGGCAGTCTCGATCGCGGCGTCGATGTCGGCGACCTGGAAATACATGTTCCAGCGCGCCGGAGCGTTGGTGGTTGTGCTCGACATTATCGCGCCCGGACGGTCCGCTTCGCTGCGGCCGATGAACGTATAATCGCCCATCGGTCCCATCGGCATCG contains:
- a CDS encoding BolA family transcriptional regulator, which translates into the protein MTQPSTGPVATEMTTRLTTALSPSRLEVINESAQHAGHMGDDGSGESHFRVVVESAAFAGLSRVARQRLVNQALADLLREKVHALAIRATAPGEAA
- a CDS encoding glutathione S-transferase, which encodes MTLRLWYWPSIQGRGEFVRLPLEAAGIPYKDCARAVGEEGLLADLNDRTGHTPFAPPYIDLDGMTIAQVANILFYLGEFHGVGPTGIADRYWVHQLQLTIADVVAEVHNVHHPVAMMDYYDDQKAEAARAAKQFRDGRLPKYLGHFEDAAGTVAGDWLTGDEWSYADTSLFQLVEGLRYMFPQRMAAIEGDYPGVIAIRDRVAALPRIAEYLASERRIAFNTDGIFRHYPELDAA
- a CDS encoding dihydrofolate reductase family protein produces the protein MRRIVGSAFLSLDGVIQAPGGPTEDWTGGFDLGGWLFGFDDPAIGDVVGGLFSRPYALLLGRKTYDIFAAYWPYVTGEEAEFAASLNRADKHVLTHGTAPLEWENSHRIADVEAIAALKETDGPNLLIQGSSTLYPLLLRAGLLDRLTTLTFPIVLGKGKRLFREGTPSGTFALAEHQVSAMGTVIATYEPAGEVRVGSFAPTVSSAREEARQERMKHEDAALLDAADLD
- a CDS encoding SRPBCC domain-containing protein, whose protein sequence is MTGAGHELVIERVFDAPRDVVWRAATEHFAEWWCPKPWRAEPLALEWRTGGRFSIAMHGPDGERHGGDGMLREVTPGKRFVFTNMLGEDWTPQSPQPVGIVGEMSFADAGDGRTLYRARALHSSSADRDAHAEMGFTEGWGMCADQLGDVAKRLTEKADA
- a CDS encoding J domain-containing protein gives rise to the protein MSGSKDRPNARFHGRIEGDRPCATGGCEEAGEFRAPPLEGPGAGEGPSRFRWFCLEHVRAFNSGYNYFDGMTADEIHHAQRPLAGWERETRAFAHAGTDPGPSWSAFTDPLDAIGARFRRTAAPERSDGKPLSGQDRESLRILGLAADADRMALRKRYSELVRRYHPDRNGGDRSHEDMLTKVISAYQQLKQAPAFA
- a CDS encoding VOC family protein, which codes for MPSDKIVTCLWFDGQAREAAEFYAATFPDSHVGARNASPNDNPSAKQGDELTVEFTVLGQAFIGLNGGSMFKPTEAVSFMVMTENQEETDRYWNAIVGGGGAESMCGWCKDRWGFSWQITPRALMAATTGSDKAAAKRAMDAMMTMKKIDIATIERARRGEEVAA